In Centroberyx gerrardi isolate f3 chromosome 14, fCenGer3.hap1.cur.20231027, whole genome shotgun sequence, the genomic stretch GATTCTGCTGAATTCTGCAAAACACAGAGAATCAGATCATTATCAGCCGTTCAGGAGGTTTCTCACCTGCAGGGTTCAGACTTTACCAACTGAAgctcagttcagatcagttcagatcagttcagatcagatcagttcagttcagttcagatcagatcagttcagttcagttcagatcagatcagttcagttcagttcagatcagatcagttcagatcagatcagatcagttcagatcagatcagttcagttaagatcagatcagttcagatcagatcagttcagatcagttcagttcagatcagttcagatcagatcagatcagttcagttcagatcagttcagatcagatcagttcagatcagttcagatcagttcagttcagatcagttcagttcagatcagttcagatcagttcagatcacatcagttcagatcagatcagttcagatcagatcagttcagatgagttcagatcagttcagtttagttcagttcagttcagttcagatcagttcagatcagatcatgTTCAGCTGTGTGACGCAGCATGAGACCAGAAACCTGCAACAGGTTCACCAAAAACCATCGTCTCAGCCTCATTCAGACCGTCCTGCCGATCAATTCTGCTGTGAAAACAGTTTGGAGACAGTCCCAAAGACAGGAAATGATGATATGTGCGTGTTTTATTGGTTCACAGCCGgatgtttggttgtttgttgtttggttgtttagttgtttgtttgtttgtttggttggttgtttgttttcagccaaattacagcaaagaggaaAGAGTTTGACCTTATCTTGGTTGGAGTCGTCTAGCTAGTAGCGATCTGGAGTCTAACGATGTTCTTTAAGGAGATGCACCGCTGCCTTGGACAGTACTTTAGGAGAGTGAAGgtatagacaggcagacagacaggcagacaggcaggcagacagacaggcagacagacagatagacagacaggcaggcagacaggcagacagacgggcagacagacaggcaggcagacaggcagacaggcagacaggagggGGACAGGAGTCTTCTGTCTGGTTGAGATGTTGCTGATGTcgtttgtctctttctcacatcGATCTGAAGCCTTGAAATCTCTCTGCTGTCGACGCATCGCAGGTGATTACAtcgtcaaaataaaagtccaacTGATATAATCTATAATCTGACCAGATAATAACAATATCAGTCAGTCTCTCCGACTAATAACTGATCACACTGATCAGATAATATCTTTTTGTTGTGAACAGTATTAGATTCAGGACTTCGCATTATTGATGATCTGACAGGTTTCTGATCCTCATGAATATTCAGTTAGGCTGGAACAGTGTGGAACAGCGACTCAGCAGaaaacaatgcacacacacatacacacacacacacacacacactcaatctgGATCAAAGTGTCTGgtattgattttgatgtcatGACATCACTCAGCTGTAGAATGTAGTCATATAGATCAGCCTGCTTCAGCTCCGACATCTGAACATGCAGACGTTTCTTTCAGCTAATATTtagtcagaaaatcaaaccaggaAGTCAAACGagaacaggagcaggaacaggaacaggaacaggaacatggaacaggagcagggacagggacaggagcagggacaggagcagggacatagaacaggagcaggaacaggagcagggacagggacaggagcagggacaggaacaggaacatggaacaggagcagggacatagaacaggagcagggacaggagcagggacaggagcagggacatagaacaggagcaggaacaggagcagggacagggacaggagcagggacaggaacaggaacatggaacaggagcagggacatagaacaggagcagggacaggagcagggacaggagcagggacatagaacaggagcaggaacaggagcagggacagggacaggagcaggagcagggacaTAGAACAGGAGCAGGGACATAGAACAGGAGCAGGAccagggacaggagcagggacaggagcagggacagggaCATAGAACAGGAGCAGTACCAGGaccaggagcaggagcaggaacagggacaggagcaggagcagggacaggagcaggaacaggagcatggacaggagcaggaacaggggcaggaacaggagcaggaacaggagcatggacaggagcaggaacaggggCAGGaacagggacaggagcaggaacaggagcaggaacaggaacaggagcaggaacaggagcaggaacaggagcaggaacaggagcatggacaggagcaggaacaggggcaggaacaggagcaggaacaggggcaggaacaggaacaggagcaggaacaggagcatGGACAGGtgcaggaacaggaacaggaacaggagcaggagcaggaacaggagcaggaacaggaacaggagcatggacaggagcaggaacaggggCAGGAGCatggacaggagcaggaacagggaCATGTAActggagcagggacaggagcagggacaggaacAGGGACAGGaacagggacaggagcagggacagaggcagggacatggaacaggagcaggaacaggaaaagggacaggagcagggatAGGAGCAGGGACAGAGGCAGGGACATggaacaggagcaggaacaggaaaagggacaggagcagggatagggacaggagcaggagcaggaacaggagcaggaacaggaacaggagcatggacaggagcaggaacagggaCAGGAGCatggacaggagcaggaacagggaCATGtaacaggagcagggacaggagcagggacaggaacAGGGACAGGaacagggacaggagcagggacagagGCAGGAACAGGAGCatggacaggagcaggaacaggggcaggaacaggagcaggaacaggggCAGGAGCatggacaggagcaggaacagggaCATGtaacaggagcagggacaggaacaggaacagggacaggagcagggacagaggcagggacatggaacaggagcaggaacaggaaaagggacaggagcagggatagggacaggagcaggaacagggacaggagcagggacaggaaaagggacaggagcaggaacaggaaaagggacaggagcaggaacaggagcaggaacaggaaaagggacaggagcaggagcaggagcagggacaggagcagggacagggacaggagcagggacagaaACATGGAACAGGAGCAGGGACGGGAGCaaggacagggacagggacaggagcaggaacagggacaggagcagggacaggagcaggaacaggagcagggacatggaacaggagcaggagcagaaaCATGGAACAGGAGCACGGACAGGAGCaaggacagggacagggacaggagcaggagcagggacaggagcagggacaggaacaggagcagggacaggagcaggaacaggggcagggacaggagcaggagcagggacaggagcagggacaggagcagggacaggagcaggagcagggacaggagcagggacaggaacaggagcagggacaggagcaggaacaggggcagggacaggagcaggaacaggagcagggacaggagcaggagcagggacaggagcagggacaggaacaggagcagggacaggagcagggacaggagcaggaacaggagcagggacaggagcagggacaggagcagggacaggaacaggagcagggacaggagcaggaacaggggcagggacaggagcaggagcagggacaggagcagggacaggagcaggagcagggacaggagcagggacaggaacaggagcagggacaggagcaggaacaggggcagggacaggagcaggaacaggagcagggacaggagcaagagcaggagcagggacaggagcaggaacaggagcagggacaggagcaggagcagggacaggagcaggagcaggagcagggacaggagcagggacaggagcagggacaggagcagggacagggacaggagcagggacagggacagcagcaggagcagggacaggagcagggacagggacaggagcagggacaggagcagggacaggagcagggacagcagcaggaacaggagcagggacagggaCATAGAACAGgagcaggaccaggaccaggagcaggaacagggacaggagcaggagcatggacaggagcaggaacaggagcatggacaggagcaggaacaggggcaggaacaggagcaggagcatggacaggagcaggaacaggggcaggaacaggagcaggaacaggagcaggaacaggagcaggaacaggagcatggacaggagcaggaacaggggcaggaacaggagcaggaacaggggcaggaacaggagcaggaacaggagcaggaacaggagcaggaacaggagcaggaacaggagcatggacaggagcaggaacagggacaggaacaggagcaggaacaggagcaggagcaggaacaggaacaggagcaggaacaggaacaggagcatggacaggagcaggaacaggggCAGGAGCatggacaggagcaggaacagggaCATGtaacaggagcagggacaggagcagggacaggaacAGGGACAGGaacagggacaggagcagggacagaggcagggacatggaacaggagcaggaacaggaaaagggacaggagcagggatagggacaggagcaggaacaagagcaggaacaggaaaagggacaggagcaggagcagggacaggagcaggaacaggagcaggaacaggaaaagggacaggagcagggacagggacaggagcagggacaggaacaggagcaggaacagaaACATGGAACAGGAGCAGGGACGGGAGCAAGgacagggacaggagcagggacaggagcaggaacaggagcaggagcagggacaggagcatggacaggagcaggaacagggacaggaacaggagcaggagcaggaacaggagcaggagcaggaacaggaacaggagcaggagcaggaacaggagcaggaacaggagcatggacaggagcaggaacaggggcaggaacaggagcaggaacaggggCAGGAGCatggacaggagcaggaacagggaCATGtaacaggagcagggacaggagcagggacaggaacAGGGACAGGaacagggacaggagcagggacagaggcagggacatggaacaggagcaggaacaggaaaagggacaggagcaggaacagggaCAGGaacagggacaggagcagggacagaggcagggacatggaacaggagcaggaacaggaaaagggacaggagcaggaacagggacaggagcagggacaggagcagggacaggagcaggaacaggaaaagggacaggagcaggaacaggagcaggaacaggaaaagggacaggagcaggagcagggacaggagcaggaacaggagcagTAACAGGAaaagggacaggagcagggacaggagcagggacagggacagcagcaggagcaggagcagggacaggagcagggacaggagcagggacaggagcagggacagggacaggagcagggacagggacaggagcagggacagggacaggagcagggacaggagcaaggacagggacaggagcagggacagggacaggagcagggacaggagcagggacaggagcagtTAGTAGTGCTGTTGACATCTAAATGTACCAGGCTTGTGCCAAATATTGCGACATTTTCTGCGGTATAGAatgtaattgttattattattattattaatagcctagaaatttgatgtaatttacaagaaattaaataCCAAAAATACCCAAAAAAATATACCCATAATGCAGTGtggcagcagtcagtcagcagtcagtgaggcaggtttcagtTCTGATGTTAGCTGCTCAAACTAAACCAGGTGCTGACTGACTTCACTCTGTCAGACTGAGTTTGATGTTTTATGTTCATGTTGTTGTTCTGAACGAGCCTGCAGGCTGaaattcagccaatcagctgccaGGAAACATCAtgattcagccaatcagcagcagccataacagatgagatgagagagatgacaaacagctcctgctctctctctctctgtctctctctgtctctctgtctctctctctctctctctctctctgtctctctctgtctctctgtctctctctctctctctgtctctgtctctctctctgtctctctctgtctctctctgtctttctctctctttcttcaccacGTGGATCTTATTTCTGTCCAGCTGTAGGTGCGACTGACCCGAGACGTCATATGGAAgctattagtgtgtgtgtgtgtgtgtgtgtgtgtgtgtgtgtgtgtggttggttggttggttggttaatTGTGGCTGTTTTTGCAATCAGCTGATTTCAGCCTGCCATCCAGAACCCACTcaacatctctttctctccctttctcccccccccccccccccaggcccctcctcctcctccagtcccaGGTTGTTGactaagtctctctctctggagccTCCCTGTTCTCCCTGCGGCCACCAGGAGGCGCTGGAGGCCGACGCCCCCCAGCGGCTGAGCTCGGACCCGGGGCCCAGCTGCGGTCCCGCCTCCCCGGAAGGGGCGGAGCTTCTGGAGCTCCACGGCTCCGCCGACGGGCTGCTGGTCAACGACACCGGACCGCCAGAACTACCAGCTACCACAATAACACCACCGAGCAAGAGCAGACCGCCGCTGCCTGGACCCAAACCACAGGGTAACAACTGACACGGActggctaacgctagctaacacTTTCACTAGCTAACACTTTCACTAGCTAACACTTTCACTAGCTAACACTAGCTAACACTGTCTAACATATTGACTAGTCAATGCTAGTTAACACTATAACCAGTTAAAGTAACACTTTAACTGGTTATAACTTTATAACAACTTAGTAAATGGTGAATTTATCGTTATTTAACATTAGTTAAGTGTTGTCTCATTGTTAACTATCAAATAATTAAcaattgtttttgtcttgttaaCAACATTTACTCATTACTCATCACCAGCAGTGACATCACTAGTTAACACATCAATAGCAGTGACATCACGAACACATCATTAATAGTGACATCACCAGTTGACACATCATCAGCGGTGACATCACTAGTTAACGACCGGTTCTCCCCCCAGTTCCCCCGAAGCCCCCCCACCTCCAGCAGCAGGCGGGGGGGTCGAGGCCACGCCCCCGGGCCCCAGAGAagcccctcccacctcctccgcCCTGCCGCCCCCTGCCGGCCGACCCGAGGGGGGGCcggaccccccccctccttgcCCCCCCGCGCCGACGGCAGCTCCTCCCCCACATGCGTCCTGTCGCTCATCGAGAAGTTTGAGCGGTGAGTTAAACAACAGACTGAGAAACAGCTTCAGTACACACTGCAGAACAGACACCTGGCTGTTATCATTACAATtatactgtgtctgtgtgtgtgtgtgtgtgtggtgtgtgtgtgtgtgtgtgtggtgtgtgtgtggtgtggtgtgtgtgtgtgtgtggtgtgtgtgtgtgtgtgtgtgtggtgtggtgtgtgtggtgtgtgtgtgtgtgtgtgtggtgtgtgtgtgtgtgtgtgtgtgtgtgtgtgtggtgtgtgtgtgcagggagcaGATCATCGTGGTTCCTGACATCACTGGGGGGGCTCTGtgctcccccccgcccccccgcctgccggaccccccctcctcctcctccccaccttcTTCACCACCTccgtcatcatcatcctcctctgccccccccgcccccagtGTGGACGACCCCCCGTCTGAGGTCAAAGGTGACGAACCCGATGACATCACAGCGGAGGGCGAGGGcgaggatgaagaagaggagggagcggAGGATCTGCacgatgatgaagatgaagatgaagatgaagagctGGCGGCGTGTCGGGCCGACCTGCAGCAGAAGCGTCTCTCCATGGAGTCGGGCTACAGCGCCTCCGAAAAGCACCTGGACGACGATGTGGTTGCCGTGGAGATGAGAGAGccgcaacaacaacaacaagagcaACAGCGGCCGCtcgacagccaatcagaaccgcCCTCGGAGCGTCTGTCCCTCCCGTCCTCGCAGACGGACGGGAAGCTGGCCAATCGGGACAGCGGGATCGACAGCATCAGCTCGCCCTCCCACAGCGAGGAGCTCTGCTTCGCCGGCGTGGACGACGGGGGCGTGGCCTATCCCTGCAGCCCCGCCCTCCCCcgcctctccagctcctcctcctacgccggggagggaggggagggggagggggaccGGGAGGcgggggcgaggaggaggaggagggatttCTCCGAGGAAGGAGACAGCgacctggaggaggaagaggaggagtcagAGCTGACGCTGGTTCTTCCtgtcaagacagacagacaggactccACTGAGgtaggagagacaggcagacagacagacagacagacaggactccACTGAGgtaggagagacaggcagacagacagacaggcagacagacagacagacagacagacagacagacaggactccACTGAGgtaggagagacaggcagacagacagacagacagacagacagacagacagaaagacagacagacagacagacagacaggactccACTGAGgtaggagagacaggcagacagacagacagacagacagacagaaagacagacagacagacagacagacaggactccACTGAGgtaggagagacaggcagacagacagacaggcagacagacaggactccACTGAGgtaggagagacaggcagacagacagacaggcagacagacagacagacagacagacagacagacaggactccACTGAGgtaggagagacaggcagacagacaggcagacagacagacagacagacagaaagacagacagacagacagacagacaggactccACTGAGgtaggagagacaggcagacagacagacagacagacagacagaaagacagacagacagacagacagacaggactccACTGAGgtaggagagacaggcagacagacagacaggcagacagacagaaagacagacagacagacagacagacaggactccACTGAGgtaggagagacaggcagacagacagacagacagacagacagaaagacagacagacagacagacagacaggactccACTGAGgtaggagagacaggcagacagacatacaggcagacagacagaca encodes the following:
- the fgd1 gene encoding LOW QUALITY PROTEIN: FYVE, RhoGEF and PH domain-containing protein 1 (The sequence of the model RefSeq protein was modified relative to this genomic sequence to represent the inferred CDS: deleted 1 base in 1 codon), with protein sequence MGNSGPDPGPDPGPDPGPDSGPDSGLGIGMQLNRPHSALVGFSLPPPPPPPPPPLPPPSFSSQFRTMRFSYHLSSRTPRSTSCRTGPSSSSSPRLLTKSLSLEPPCSPCGHQEALEADAPQRLSSDPGPSCGPASPEGAELLELHGSADGLLVNDTGPPELPATTITPPSKSRPPLPGPKPQVPPKPPHLQQQAGGSRPRPRAPEKPLPPPPPCRPLPADPRGGRTPPSLPPRADGSSSPTCVLSLIEKFEREQIIVVPDITGGALCSPPPPRLPDPPSSSSPPSSPPPSSSSSSAPPAPSVDDPPSEVKGDEPDDITAEGEGEDEEEEGAEDLHDDEDEDEDEELAACRADLQQKRLSMESGYSASEKHLDDDVVAVEMREPQQQQQEQQRPLDSQSEPPSERLSLPSSQTDGKLANRDSGIDSISSPSHSEELCFAGVDDGGVAYPCSPALPRLSSSSSYAGEGGEGEGDREAGARRRRRDFSEEGDSDLEEEEEESELTLVLPVKTDRQDSTELSVQQRVFNIANELLHTETVYVSKLHLLDQVFCSRLLEEARSRSSFPCDVVHGIFSNICSIYCFHQQFLLPALQKRMEEWDSNPRIGDILQKLAPFLKMYGEYVKNFDRAMELVTAWMERSAPFKTIIQEIQREERCGNLTLQHHMLEPVQRIPRYELLLKDYLHRLPEEDPDHRDAQISELIATAAEHSNAAIRKMERMRKLLKVYELLGGEEDIVNPTNELIKEGHILKLSNKNGTSQDRYSSWYSTVLYCYSTVL